From Pleurocapsa sp. PCC 7319:
CCTCTTCAACCAAATTAGACAAATCAGATAACTCAGGCAATTCTAAAACTCGTCAATTGCTTGGTATGAAAGGTGCCGCCTCGGGAGAGACTTCTCTCTGGAAAATAAGGTTGCAACTGATGAAGCCCATCACATGGATTCCCTTAATTTGGGGGGTAGTGTGTGGAGCAGCCTCTTCCGGTAATTTTTCGTGGACTCTGGAAAATGTCCTTTTAGCAGCAGCCTGTATGTTCCTTTCTGGACCATTAATGACTGGATATACCCAAACCGTTAATGAACTATATGACCGCGAAATTGATGCTATCAACGAGCCTTATCGCCCCATTCCTTCGGGAGCAATTTCTCTACCACAAGTAAAAGTACAGATTTTTGTACTCTTGTTGGCAGGATTAGCATTGGCTTATGGTTTGGATGTAGCCGTAGATCATGATTTTCCTACTATTCTCTGTATTGCTCTTGGTGGTTCGTTTATCGCTTATATTTATTCTGCGCCACCATTAAAACTCAAGCAAAATGGTTGGTTGGGCACTTATGCTTTGGGTTCGAGTTATATTGCCTTGCCCTGGTGGACTGGTCATGCCCTGTTTGGTCATCTAAACTGGACAATTGTAATTTTGACCCTAATTTACAGTTTTGCTGGATTGGGTATAGCTATTGTTAATGATTTTAAGAGTGTAGAAGGCGATCGCGCTTTGGGTTTAAAATCCCTGCCTGTTATGTTTGGAGTAACTACTGCAGCTTGGATTTGTGTCATTGCGATCGATATTTTTCAACTTGGTATCGGCAGTTATTTAGTAGCAATTCATGAAAATATTTATGCCATTATTGTTTTTTGCTTAGTCGTACCTCAGATAGTGTTTCAGAATATATATTTTCTCAAGAATCCCCTGGAATACGATGTTAAATATCAAGCTAGTGCCCAGCCTTTTCTGGTTTTAGGAATGCTATTTACAGGTCTGGCTTTGGGACATGCAGGAATTTAAAGGTTAGTTAGCAATCCAATTCAGGCTAACAAAGTAACCTGAATTACCAGAGCGATCGACAATTTTGGTTATATTTTTGAGCTTGAGATTGAAGGGAATAGCGGTGGTAATGTACTTCTGTACGTACATCCCAATGTCAGGAGCAAGGTAGTTAGCAGTAAAAGCGGCTATTCCTATACCTAGTAGCTGATGAATTGGTTCTCGTGGCAGGGTAAAGTGAGCTGTTATAGCCATTCCCGTGGTAAGCATTACAGCAACGGAAGAATTTGTACCACATCGAGGATGAAGTGCTAAATTCCACTCTCCTTGCTGGAGGCGAGTTAAAGCTGAAGCTACTGCCTTTCTTAACTTGTTGGGGTTTATATCACCATAGAGATAAAACCCTTTTTCAGTAGAAAGCCCACCAATAGTTTCATTATCAGTGGACAAATAATTAATAGAAAATTTATTTTTCTTCGAGTTGAGTGGATTGCTTAACATCCAAACAGTAGCATGTTCCAATGCGTGAACCTGACGTATGATAAGCAACTCCTTTAAGCCAGGAATAAAGCCGAGCTGTTTAATTATTTCACTATCTTGATTGGGATTAGTGAGGGCAAAATCAAATCCTGCAATATTGTAAGTGGCATCGCTCATAATTGTTTCAGACGATCGCTCATGGTATTCAGTATCAGGAATTTTATGGCTATTGCTGCTTTCATTAATACTGAAGATACATAATTTTATAGTTTTAATCGTTTCAATTATTGTATCGTCTGCAATCGAAGGATTTAAGACCAAATGAGACCATCTAGGCAGTACTTTTCAGTCTTTCGAGTTTTTTAACTCTCAACACAATATTAATTATTTGTTTGTCATTGAACTCTAAAAGCTAATTTTTACCATTCCTC
This genomic window contains:
- the chlG gene encoding chlorophyll synthase ChlG, with product MSESSSTKLDKSDNSGNSKTRQLLGMKGAASGETSLWKIRLQLMKPITWIPLIWGVVCGAASSGNFSWTLENVLLAAACMFLSGPLMTGYTQTVNELYDREIDAINEPYRPIPSGAISLPQVKVQIFVLLLAGLALAYGLDVAVDHDFPTILCIALGGSFIAYIYSAPPLKLKQNGWLGTYALGSSYIALPWWTGHALFGHLNWTIVILTLIYSFAGLGIAIVNDFKSVEGDRALGLKSLPVMFGVTTAAWICVIAIDIFQLGIGSYLVAIHENIYAIIVFCLVVPQIVFQNIYFLKNPLEYDVKYQASAQPFLVLGMLFTGLALGHAGI
- a CDS encoding DUF6391 domain-containing protein translates to MSDATYNIAGFDFALTNPNQDSEIIKQLGFIPGLKELLIIRQVHALEHATVWMLSNPLNSKKNKFSINYLSTDNETIGGLSTEKGFYLYGDINPNKLRKAVASALTRLQQGEWNLALHPRCGTNSSVAVMLTTGMAITAHFTLPREPIHQLLGIGIAAFTANYLAPDIGMYVQKYITTAIPFNLKLKNITKIVDRSGNSGYFVSLNWIAN